The Desmodus rotundus isolate HL8 chromosome 3, HLdesRot8A.1, whole genome shotgun sequence genome includes a region encoding these proteins:
- the GLS2 gene encoding glutaminase liver isoform, mitochondrial isoform X5, giving the protein MPFPLNSGLWVRRAQAVNCRRPGRALGQVGLRDGAWPSDSSESGMLSRLGDLLFYTIAEGQERIPIHKFTTALKATGLQTSDPRLRDCMSQMRRMVRESSSGGLLDRDLFQKCVSSNIVLLTQAFRKKFVIPDFEEFTGHVDRIFEDAKELTGGKVASYIPQLAKSNPDLWGVSLCTVDGQRHSVGHTKIPFCLQSCVKPLTYAISVSTLGTDYVHKFVGKEPSGLRYNKLSLNEEGIPHNPMVNAGAIVVSSLIKMDCNKAEKFDFVLQYLNKMAGNEYMGFSNATFQSEKETGDRNYAIGYYLKEKKCFPKGVDMMAALDLYFQLCSVEVTCESGSVMAATLANGGICPITGESVLSAEAVRNTLSLMHSCGMYDFSGQFAFHVGLPAKSAVSGAILLVVPNVMGMMCLSPPLDKLGNSHRGINFCQKLVSLFNFHNYDNLRHCARKLDPRREGGEVRNKTVVNLLFAAYTGDVSALRRFALSAMDMEQKDYDSRTALHVAAAEGHIEVVKFLIEACKVNPFVKDRWGNIPLDDAVQFNHLEVVKLLQDYQDSYTPSETQAETAAEALSKENLESMV; this is encoded by the exons TGATTCGTCAGAGAGTGGCATGCTGTCCCGCTTGGGTGATCTGCTCTTCTACACTATCGCTGAGGGACAGGAACGAATCCCTATCCACAAGTTCACTACT GCACTGAAGGCTACTGGGCTGCAGACGTCAGATCCCCGGCTCCGGGACTGCATGAGCCAGATGCGCCGCATGGTTCGGGAGTCCAGCAGTGGTGGCCTCTTAGACCGGGACCTCTTCCAAAA GTGTGTGAGCAGCAACATTGTACTCCTGACCCAGGCATTCCGAAAGAAGTTTGTCATTCCTGATTTTGAGGAGTTCACGGGCCACGTGGATCGAATCTTTGAGGATGCTAAGGAGCTCACTGGAGGCAAA GTGGCCTCCTACATCCCTCAACTGGCCAAGTCAAATCCAGACCTGTGGGGTGTCTCCCTGTGCACTGTGGATGGTCAGCG GCACTCCGTGGGCCACACGAAGATCCCCTTCTGCCTGCAGTCCTGTGTGAAGCCCCTCACCTACGCCATCTCTGTAAGCACCCTAGGCACCGACTATGTGCACAAGTTTGTGGGGAAGGAGCCCAGCGGCCTGCGCTACAACAAGCTCTCCCTCAATGAGGAAG GAATCCCCCATAACCCTATGGTCAATGCTGGTGCCATTGTCGTGAGTTCCTTGATCAAG atGGATTGTAACAAAGCAGAGAAGTTTGATTTT GTGTTGCAGTATCTGAATAAGATGGCTGGAAATGAATACATGGGTTTCAGCAATGCCAC ATTCCAGTCAGAGAAGGAAACGGGGGATCGGAATTACGCCATCGGCTattatctaaaggaaaagaag TGCTTTCCTAAGGGGGTGGACATGATGGCTGCCCTCGATCTCTACTTCCAG CTGTGCTCCGTGGAGGTGACCTGTGAATCAGGCAGTGTCATGGCTGCCACCCTGGCCAACGGCGGGATCTGCCCCATCACAGGCGAGAGCGTGCTGAGCGCTGAAGCAGTGCGCAACACCCTCAGCCTCATGCACTCCTGCGGCATGTATGACTTCTCTGGCCAGTTTGCCTTCCAT GTGGGCCTGCCAGCCAAGTCAGCTGTGTCAGGAGCCATCCTCCTGGTGGTACCCAATGTCATGGGAATGATGTGTCTGTCCCCTCCACTGGATAAGCTGGGGAATAGTCACAGGGGCATCAATTTCTGCCAG AAGTTGGTGTCTCTCTTCAATTTCCACAACTATGACAACCTGAGGCACTGTGCTCGGAAACTAGACCCACGGCGTGAAGGGGGAGAAGTTAGG AACAAGACTGTGGTGAACCTGTTATTTGCTGCCTATACTGGAGACGTCTCAGCTCTTCGAAG GTTTGCCTTGTCAGCCATGGACATGGAACAGAAAGACTATGACTCCCGCACAGCCTTGCACGTTGCTGCAGCTGAAG GACACATAGAAGTTGTTAAATTCCTGATCGAGGCTTGCAAAGTGAATCCTTTTGTCAAGGACAG GTGGGGCAACATTCCCCTGGATGATGCTGTGCAGTTCAATCACCTGGAGGTGGTGAAACTACTTCAAGATTACCAGGACTCCTACACACCATCTGAGACTCAGGCTGAAACAGCAGCTGAGGCTCTGTCTAAAGAGAACTTAGAGAGCATGGTGTGA
- the GLS2 gene encoding glutaminase liver isoform, mitochondrial isoform X2 translates to MVPGRGNAWICSSLSPPVGLSVWGLSVSCVCVSAYPPRVMCDAPVLLVRSDSSESGMLSRLGDLLFYTIAEGQERIPIHKFTTALKATGLQTSDPRLRDCMSQMRRMVRESSSGGLLDRDLFQKCVSSNIVLLTQAFRKKFVIPDFEEFTGHVDRIFEDAKELTGGKVASYIPQLAKSNPDLWGVSLCTVDGQRHSVGHTKIPFCLQSCVKPLTYAISVSTLGTDYVHKFVGKEPSGLRYNKLSLNEEGIPHNPMVNAGAIVVSSLIKMDCNKAEKFDFVLQYLNKMAGNEYMGFSNATFQSEKETGDRNYAIGYYLKEKKCFPKGVDMMAALDLYFQLCSVEVTCESGSVMAATLANGGICPITGESVLSAEAVRNTLSLMHSCGMYDFSGQFAFHVGLPAKSAVSGAILLVVPNVMGMMCLSPPLDKLGNSHRGINFCQKLVSLFNFHNYDNLRHCARKLDPRREGGEVRNKTVVNLLFAAYTGDVSALRRFALSAMDMEQKDYDSRTALHVAAAEGHIEVVKFLIEACKVNPFVKDRWGNIPLDDAVQFNHLEVVKLLQDYQDSYTPSETQAETAAEALSKENLESMV, encoded by the exons TGATTCGTCAGAGAGTGGCATGCTGTCCCGCTTGGGTGATCTGCTCTTCTACACTATCGCTGAGGGACAGGAACGAATCCCTATCCACAAGTTCACTACT GCACTGAAGGCTACTGGGCTGCAGACGTCAGATCCCCGGCTCCGGGACTGCATGAGCCAGATGCGCCGCATGGTTCGGGAGTCCAGCAGTGGTGGCCTCTTAGACCGGGACCTCTTCCAAAA GTGTGTGAGCAGCAACATTGTACTCCTGACCCAGGCATTCCGAAAGAAGTTTGTCATTCCTGATTTTGAGGAGTTCACGGGCCACGTGGATCGAATCTTTGAGGATGCTAAGGAGCTCACTGGAGGCAAA GTGGCCTCCTACATCCCTCAACTGGCCAAGTCAAATCCAGACCTGTGGGGTGTCTCCCTGTGCACTGTGGATGGTCAGCG GCACTCCGTGGGCCACACGAAGATCCCCTTCTGCCTGCAGTCCTGTGTGAAGCCCCTCACCTACGCCATCTCTGTAAGCACCCTAGGCACCGACTATGTGCACAAGTTTGTGGGGAAGGAGCCCAGCGGCCTGCGCTACAACAAGCTCTCCCTCAATGAGGAAG GAATCCCCCATAACCCTATGGTCAATGCTGGTGCCATTGTCGTGAGTTCCTTGATCAAG atGGATTGTAACAAAGCAGAGAAGTTTGATTTT GTGTTGCAGTATCTGAATAAGATGGCTGGAAATGAATACATGGGTTTCAGCAATGCCAC ATTCCAGTCAGAGAAGGAAACGGGGGATCGGAATTACGCCATCGGCTattatctaaaggaaaagaag TGCTTTCCTAAGGGGGTGGACATGATGGCTGCCCTCGATCTCTACTTCCAG CTGTGCTCCGTGGAGGTGACCTGTGAATCAGGCAGTGTCATGGCTGCCACCCTGGCCAACGGCGGGATCTGCCCCATCACAGGCGAGAGCGTGCTGAGCGCTGAAGCAGTGCGCAACACCCTCAGCCTCATGCACTCCTGCGGCATGTATGACTTCTCTGGCCAGTTTGCCTTCCAT GTGGGCCTGCCAGCCAAGTCAGCTGTGTCAGGAGCCATCCTCCTGGTGGTACCCAATGTCATGGGAATGATGTGTCTGTCCCCTCCACTGGATAAGCTGGGGAATAGTCACAGGGGCATCAATTTCTGCCAG AAGTTGGTGTCTCTCTTCAATTTCCACAACTATGACAACCTGAGGCACTGTGCTCGGAAACTAGACCCACGGCGTGAAGGGGGAGAAGTTAGG AACAAGACTGTGGTGAACCTGTTATTTGCTGCCTATACTGGAGACGTCTCAGCTCTTCGAAG GTTTGCCTTGTCAGCCATGGACATGGAACAGAAAGACTATGACTCCCGCACAGCCTTGCACGTTGCTGCAGCTGAAG GACACATAGAAGTTGTTAAATTCCTGATCGAGGCTTGCAAAGTGAATCCTTTTGTCAAGGACAG GTGGGGCAACATTCCCCTGGATGATGCTGTGCAGTTCAATCACCTGGAGGTGGTGAAACTACTTCAAGATTACCAGGACTCCTACACACCATCTGAGACTCAGGCTGAAACAGCAGCTGAGGCTCTGTCTAAAGAGAACTTAGAGAGCATGGTGTGA
- the GLS2 gene encoding glutaminase liver isoform, mitochondrial isoform X3 → MCDAPVLLVRSDSSESGMLSRLGDLLFYTIAEGQERIPIHKFTTALKATGLQTSDPRLRDCMSQMRRMVRESSSGGLLDRDLFQKCVSSNIVLLTQAFRKKFVIPDFEEFTGHVDRIFEDAKELTGGKVASYIPQLAKSNPDLWGVSLCTVDGQRHSVGHTKIPFCLQSCVKPLTYAISVSTLGTDYVHKFVGKEPSGLRYNKLSLNEEGIPHNPMVNAGAIVVSSLIKMDCNKAEKFDFVLQYLNKMAGNEYMGFSNATFQSEKETGDRNYAIGYYLKEKKCFPKGVDMMAALDLYFQLCSVEVTCESGSVMAATLANGGICPITGESVLSAEAVRNTLSLMHSCGMYDFSGQFAFHVGLPAKSAVSGAILLVVPNVMGMMCLSPPLDKLGNSHRGINFCQKLVSLFNFHNYDNLRHCARKLDPRREGGEVRNKTVVNLLFAAYTGDVSALRRFALSAMDMEQKDYDSRTALHVAAAEGHIEVVKFLIEACKVNPFVKDRWGNIPLDDAVQFNHLEVVKLLQDYQDSYTPSETQAETAAEALSKENLESMV, encoded by the exons TGATTCGTCAGAGAGTGGCATGCTGTCCCGCTTGGGTGATCTGCTCTTCTACACTATCGCTGAGGGACAGGAACGAATCCCTATCCACAAGTTCACTACT GCACTGAAGGCTACTGGGCTGCAGACGTCAGATCCCCGGCTCCGGGACTGCATGAGCCAGATGCGCCGCATGGTTCGGGAGTCCAGCAGTGGTGGCCTCTTAGACCGGGACCTCTTCCAAAA GTGTGTGAGCAGCAACATTGTACTCCTGACCCAGGCATTCCGAAAGAAGTTTGTCATTCCTGATTTTGAGGAGTTCACGGGCCACGTGGATCGAATCTTTGAGGATGCTAAGGAGCTCACTGGAGGCAAA GTGGCCTCCTACATCCCTCAACTGGCCAAGTCAAATCCAGACCTGTGGGGTGTCTCCCTGTGCACTGTGGATGGTCAGCG GCACTCCGTGGGCCACACGAAGATCCCCTTCTGCCTGCAGTCCTGTGTGAAGCCCCTCACCTACGCCATCTCTGTAAGCACCCTAGGCACCGACTATGTGCACAAGTTTGTGGGGAAGGAGCCCAGCGGCCTGCGCTACAACAAGCTCTCCCTCAATGAGGAAG GAATCCCCCATAACCCTATGGTCAATGCTGGTGCCATTGTCGTGAGTTCCTTGATCAAG atGGATTGTAACAAAGCAGAGAAGTTTGATTTT GTGTTGCAGTATCTGAATAAGATGGCTGGAAATGAATACATGGGTTTCAGCAATGCCAC ATTCCAGTCAGAGAAGGAAACGGGGGATCGGAATTACGCCATCGGCTattatctaaaggaaaagaag TGCTTTCCTAAGGGGGTGGACATGATGGCTGCCCTCGATCTCTACTTCCAG CTGTGCTCCGTGGAGGTGACCTGTGAATCAGGCAGTGTCATGGCTGCCACCCTGGCCAACGGCGGGATCTGCCCCATCACAGGCGAGAGCGTGCTGAGCGCTGAAGCAGTGCGCAACACCCTCAGCCTCATGCACTCCTGCGGCATGTATGACTTCTCTGGCCAGTTTGCCTTCCAT GTGGGCCTGCCAGCCAAGTCAGCTGTGTCAGGAGCCATCCTCCTGGTGGTACCCAATGTCATGGGAATGATGTGTCTGTCCCCTCCACTGGATAAGCTGGGGAATAGTCACAGGGGCATCAATTTCTGCCAG AAGTTGGTGTCTCTCTTCAATTTCCACAACTATGACAACCTGAGGCACTGTGCTCGGAAACTAGACCCACGGCGTGAAGGGGGAGAAGTTAGG AACAAGACTGTGGTGAACCTGTTATTTGCTGCCTATACTGGAGACGTCTCAGCTCTTCGAAG GTTTGCCTTGTCAGCCATGGACATGGAACAGAAAGACTATGACTCCCGCACAGCCTTGCACGTTGCTGCAGCTGAAG GACACATAGAAGTTGTTAAATTCCTGATCGAGGCTTGCAAAGTGAATCCTTTTGTCAAGGACAG GTGGGGCAACATTCCCCTGGATGATGCTGTGCAGTTCAATCACCTGGAGGTGGTGAAACTACTTCAAGATTACCAGGACTCCTACACACCATCTGAGACTCAGGCTGAAACAGCAGCTGAGGCTCTGTCTAAAGAGAACTTAGAGAGCATGGTGTGA
- the GLS2 gene encoding glutaminase liver isoform, mitochondrial isoform X1: protein MRSMRALQNALSRAGSHCRRGGWGHLSRSPLLGGSVRHHLSEAAAQGRETPHSHQPQHLDHDSSESGMLSRLGDLLFYTIAEGQERIPIHKFTTALKATGLQTSDPRLRDCMSQMRRMVRESSSGGLLDRDLFQKCVSSNIVLLTQAFRKKFVIPDFEEFTGHVDRIFEDAKELTGGKVASYIPQLAKSNPDLWGVSLCTVDGQRHSVGHTKIPFCLQSCVKPLTYAISVSTLGTDYVHKFVGKEPSGLRYNKLSLNEEGIPHNPMVNAGAIVVSSLIKMDCNKAEKFDFVLQYLNKMAGNEYMGFSNATFQSEKETGDRNYAIGYYLKEKKCFPKGVDMMAALDLYFQLCSVEVTCESGSVMAATLANGGICPITGESVLSAEAVRNTLSLMHSCGMYDFSGQFAFHVGLPAKSAVSGAILLVVPNVMGMMCLSPPLDKLGNSHRGINFCQKLVSLFNFHNYDNLRHCARKLDPRREGGEVRNKTVVNLLFAAYTGDVSALRRFALSAMDMEQKDYDSRTALHVAAAEGHIEVVKFLIEACKVNPFVKDRWGNIPLDDAVQFNHLEVVKLLQDYQDSYTPSETQAETAAEALSKENLESMV from the exons TGATTCGTCAGAGAGTGGCATGCTGTCCCGCTTGGGTGATCTGCTCTTCTACACTATCGCTGAGGGACAGGAACGAATCCCTATCCACAAGTTCACTACT GCACTGAAGGCTACTGGGCTGCAGACGTCAGATCCCCGGCTCCGGGACTGCATGAGCCAGATGCGCCGCATGGTTCGGGAGTCCAGCAGTGGTGGCCTCTTAGACCGGGACCTCTTCCAAAA GTGTGTGAGCAGCAACATTGTACTCCTGACCCAGGCATTCCGAAAGAAGTTTGTCATTCCTGATTTTGAGGAGTTCACGGGCCACGTGGATCGAATCTTTGAGGATGCTAAGGAGCTCACTGGAGGCAAA GTGGCCTCCTACATCCCTCAACTGGCCAAGTCAAATCCAGACCTGTGGGGTGTCTCCCTGTGCACTGTGGATGGTCAGCG GCACTCCGTGGGCCACACGAAGATCCCCTTCTGCCTGCAGTCCTGTGTGAAGCCCCTCACCTACGCCATCTCTGTAAGCACCCTAGGCACCGACTATGTGCACAAGTTTGTGGGGAAGGAGCCCAGCGGCCTGCGCTACAACAAGCTCTCCCTCAATGAGGAAG GAATCCCCCATAACCCTATGGTCAATGCTGGTGCCATTGTCGTGAGTTCCTTGATCAAG atGGATTGTAACAAAGCAGAGAAGTTTGATTTT GTGTTGCAGTATCTGAATAAGATGGCTGGAAATGAATACATGGGTTTCAGCAATGCCAC ATTCCAGTCAGAGAAGGAAACGGGGGATCGGAATTACGCCATCGGCTattatctaaaggaaaagaag TGCTTTCCTAAGGGGGTGGACATGATGGCTGCCCTCGATCTCTACTTCCAG CTGTGCTCCGTGGAGGTGACCTGTGAATCAGGCAGTGTCATGGCTGCCACCCTGGCCAACGGCGGGATCTGCCCCATCACAGGCGAGAGCGTGCTGAGCGCTGAAGCAGTGCGCAACACCCTCAGCCTCATGCACTCCTGCGGCATGTATGACTTCTCTGGCCAGTTTGCCTTCCAT GTGGGCCTGCCAGCCAAGTCAGCTGTGTCAGGAGCCATCCTCCTGGTGGTACCCAATGTCATGGGAATGATGTGTCTGTCCCCTCCACTGGATAAGCTGGGGAATAGTCACAGGGGCATCAATTTCTGCCAG AAGTTGGTGTCTCTCTTCAATTTCCACAACTATGACAACCTGAGGCACTGTGCTCGGAAACTAGACCCACGGCGTGAAGGGGGAGAAGTTAGG AACAAGACTGTGGTGAACCTGTTATTTGCTGCCTATACTGGAGACGTCTCAGCTCTTCGAAG GTTTGCCTTGTCAGCCATGGACATGGAACAGAAAGACTATGACTCCCGCACAGCCTTGCACGTTGCTGCAGCTGAAG GACACATAGAAGTTGTTAAATTCCTGATCGAGGCTTGCAAAGTGAATCCTTTTGTCAAGGACAG GTGGGGCAACATTCCCCTGGATGATGCTGTGCAGTTCAATCACCTGGAGGTGGTGAAACTACTTCAAGATTACCAGGACTCCTACACACCATCTGAGACTCAGGCTGAAACAGCAGCTGAGGCTCTGTCTAAAGAGAACTTAGAGAGCATGGTGTGA
- the GLS2 gene encoding glutaminase liver isoform, mitochondrial isoform X4, with the protein MLSRLGDLLFYTIAEGQERIPIHKFTTALKATGLQTSDPRLRDCMSQMRRMVRESSSGGLLDRDLFQKCVSSNIVLLTQAFRKKFVIPDFEEFTGHVDRIFEDAKELTGGKVASYIPQLAKSNPDLWGVSLCTVDGQRHSVGHTKIPFCLQSCVKPLTYAISVSTLGTDYVHKFVGKEPSGLRYNKLSLNEEGIPHNPMVNAGAIVVSSLIKMDCNKAEKFDFVLQYLNKMAGNEYMGFSNATFQSEKETGDRNYAIGYYLKEKKCFPKGVDMMAALDLYFQLCSVEVTCESGSVMAATLANGGICPITGESVLSAEAVRNTLSLMHSCGMYDFSGQFAFHVGLPAKSAVSGAILLVVPNVMGMMCLSPPLDKLGNSHRGINFCQKLVSLFNFHNYDNLRHCARKLDPRREGGEVRNKTVVNLLFAAYTGDVSALRRFALSAMDMEQKDYDSRTALHVAAAEGHIEVVKFLIEACKVNPFVKDRWGNIPLDDAVQFNHLEVVKLLQDYQDSYTPSETQAETAAEALSKENLESMV; encoded by the exons ATGCTGTCCCGCTTGGGTGATCTGCTCTTCTACACTATCGCTGAGGGACAGGAACGAATCCCTATCCACAAGTTCACTACT GCACTGAAGGCTACTGGGCTGCAGACGTCAGATCCCCGGCTCCGGGACTGCATGAGCCAGATGCGCCGCATGGTTCGGGAGTCCAGCAGTGGTGGCCTCTTAGACCGGGACCTCTTCCAAAA GTGTGTGAGCAGCAACATTGTACTCCTGACCCAGGCATTCCGAAAGAAGTTTGTCATTCCTGATTTTGAGGAGTTCACGGGCCACGTGGATCGAATCTTTGAGGATGCTAAGGAGCTCACTGGAGGCAAA GTGGCCTCCTACATCCCTCAACTGGCCAAGTCAAATCCAGACCTGTGGGGTGTCTCCCTGTGCACTGTGGATGGTCAGCG GCACTCCGTGGGCCACACGAAGATCCCCTTCTGCCTGCAGTCCTGTGTGAAGCCCCTCACCTACGCCATCTCTGTAAGCACCCTAGGCACCGACTATGTGCACAAGTTTGTGGGGAAGGAGCCCAGCGGCCTGCGCTACAACAAGCTCTCCCTCAATGAGGAAG GAATCCCCCATAACCCTATGGTCAATGCTGGTGCCATTGTCGTGAGTTCCTTGATCAAG atGGATTGTAACAAAGCAGAGAAGTTTGATTTT GTGTTGCAGTATCTGAATAAGATGGCTGGAAATGAATACATGGGTTTCAGCAATGCCAC ATTCCAGTCAGAGAAGGAAACGGGGGATCGGAATTACGCCATCGGCTattatctaaaggaaaagaag TGCTTTCCTAAGGGGGTGGACATGATGGCTGCCCTCGATCTCTACTTCCAG CTGTGCTCCGTGGAGGTGACCTGTGAATCAGGCAGTGTCATGGCTGCCACCCTGGCCAACGGCGGGATCTGCCCCATCACAGGCGAGAGCGTGCTGAGCGCTGAAGCAGTGCGCAACACCCTCAGCCTCATGCACTCCTGCGGCATGTATGACTTCTCTGGCCAGTTTGCCTTCCAT GTGGGCCTGCCAGCCAAGTCAGCTGTGTCAGGAGCCATCCTCCTGGTGGTACCCAATGTCATGGGAATGATGTGTCTGTCCCCTCCACTGGATAAGCTGGGGAATAGTCACAGGGGCATCAATTTCTGCCAG AAGTTGGTGTCTCTCTTCAATTTCCACAACTATGACAACCTGAGGCACTGTGCTCGGAAACTAGACCCACGGCGTGAAGGGGGAGAAGTTAGG AACAAGACTGTGGTGAACCTGTTATTTGCTGCCTATACTGGAGACGTCTCAGCTCTTCGAAG GTTTGCCTTGTCAGCCATGGACATGGAACAGAAAGACTATGACTCCCGCACAGCCTTGCACGTTGCTGCAGCTGAAG GACACATAGAAGTTGTTAAATTCCTGATCGAGGCTTGCAAAGTGAATCCTTTTGTCAAGGACAG GTGGGGCAACATTCCCCTGGATGATGCTGTGCAGTTCAATCACCTGGAGGTGGTGAAACTACTTCAAGATTACCAGGACTCCTACACACCATCTGAGACTCAGGCTGAAACAGCAGCTGAGGCTCTGTCTAAAGAGAACTTAGAGAGCATGGTGTGA
- the SPRYD4 gene encoding SPRY domain-containing protein 4 → MALPFARSLCLCHWGARRLGVAAVEARRGVSFKLEEKTAHSSLTLFKDGTGVKYGLVGLEPTKLALNVERFREWAVVLADTTVTSGRHYWEVTVKRSQQFRVGVANVDISRDSCIGVDDCSWVFTYAQRKWHAMLANEKAPIEGIGQPEKVGLLLEYEAQKLSLVDVGRVSVVHTLKTDFQGPVVPAFALWDGELLTHSGLEVPTGL, encoded by the exons ATGGCGCTGCCCTTTGCACGTTCTCTGTGCCTGTGCCACTGGGGCGCCAGACGATTGGGGGTTGCTGCCGTAGAAGCCCGCAGAG GAGTCAGTTTCAAACTGGAAGAGAAAACCGCCCACAGCAGTCTGACTCTCTTCAAAGATGGCACAGGTGTCAAATACGGCCTGGTGGGATTGGAGCCCACCAAATTGGCCCTGAATGTAGAGCGCTTCCGGGAGTGGGCAGTGGTGCTGGCAGACACAACGGTCACCAGTGGCAGGCACTACTGGGAGGTGACAGTGAAGCGCTCCCAGCAATTCCGGGTAGGAGTGGCAAATGTGGACATTTCTCGGGATAGCTGCATCGGTGTTGACGATTGTTCCTGGGTGTTCACCTATGCCCAGCGCAAGTGGCACGCCATGTTGGCCAACGAGAAAGCCCCTATTGAGGGCATCGGGCAGCCAGAGAAGGTGGGACTCCTGCTGGAGTATGAGGCCCAGAAGCTGAGCTTGGTGGACGTGGGCCGGGTTTCTGTGGTCCACACACTAAAGACAGATTTCCAGGGTCCAGTTGTGCCTGCGTTTGCCCTTTGGGATGGAGAATTGCTGACACACTCAGGGCTTGAGGTGCCTACAGGCCTCTAG
- the MIP gene encoding lens fiber major intrinsic protein — translation MWELRSASFWRAIFAEFFATLFYVFFGLGASLRWAPGPLHVLQVALAFGLALATLVQAVGHISGAHVNPAVTFAFLVGSQMSLLRAFCYMAAQLLGAVAGAAVLYSVTPPAVRGNLALNTLHPGVSVGQATTVEIFLTLQFVLCIFATYDERRNGRLGSVALAVGFSLTLGHLFGMYYTGAGMNPARSFAPAILTRNFANHWVYWVGPIIGGGLGSLLYDFLLFPRLKSVSERLSILKGTRPSDSNGQPEGTGEPVELKTQAL, via the exons ATGTGGGAACTGCGGTCAGCCTCCTTCTGGAGGGCCATATTTGCTGAGTTCTTTGCCACCCTCTTCTATGTCTTCTTCGGTCTGGGGGCCTCACTGCGCTGGGCCCCTGGACCCTTGCATGTCCTACAGGTGGCTCTGGCCTTTGGCCTGGCTCTGGCTACTCTGGTGCAAGCTGTGGGCCACATCAGTGGAGCCCATGTCAATCCTGCTGTGACTTTTGCCTTCCTCGTGGGCTCCCAGATGTCCCTGCTCCGTGCCTTCTGCTACATGGCAGCCCAACTCCTGGGAGCTGTGGCTGGGGCCGCCGTGCTGTACAGCGTTACCCCACCTGCCGTCCGAGGGAACTTAGCACTTAACACG TTGCACCCTGGGGTGAGTGTGGGCCAGGCCACCACGGTGGAGATCTTCCTGACGCTGCAGTTTGTGCTCTGCATCTTTGCCACCTATGACGAGAGGCGGAATGGCCGCCTGGGCTCCGTGGCCTTGGCCGTTGGCTTCTCCCTCACGCTGGGGCACCTCTTTGGG ATGTATTACACTGGTGCAGGCATGAACCCTGCCCGCTCCTTTGCTCCTGCCATTCTGACCAGAAACTTCGCCAACCACTGG GTGTACTGGGTGGGCCCAATCattggagggggcctgggaagtcTCCTCTACgactttctcctcttcccccggCTCAAAAGTGTTTCTGAAAGACTGTCTATCCTCAAGGGTACCAGGCCCAGTGACTCCAATGGACAACCAGAGGGCACAGGGGAACCTGTTGAACTGAAGACCCAGGCCCTGTAA